A genomic stretch from Oculatellaceae cyanobacterium includes:
- a CDS encoding tetratricopeptide repeat protein, translated as MKSSDFSEHEQPKQRKRFWLPLLIALPIAGTLLVSVPIGIRLWNENFGDQQLNSVYRYNFERPSPGSVTQALEQEIGFYQKRLRYDPDGGLNRASLAKVYLKMARATGETSWYLLAEQTAQESLAKLSFNNETAIIVLARVATARHDFNEAIRLAKQTDGKDDALATLVTANLATGNIKEANIAAEKLVVHSPSVASLTLQALVKVAQGKDQEAIQTFQKALATEEPEETGSSVSARTLLGRLYLKRGEIKLAEGLYKEALRVLPQYSPALLNLAELEVRRGNYQAAEKIYSQFFITLQRAPTVYDHVVLRGMARVKDLQGNSSEAQKWREKAETRLRQELTSFGHKRELARLLIERGRSQDLVEALSLIQSELPNRRDAETFDTLAWAFSSLGRWGEAQQAMQQAMRSGIRDAGMFYRAGTIEQNLGNQATAVAFFKQAQETDPTFDEKARQALGLGVGLLGLN; from the coding sequence ATGAAAAGCAGTGATTTTTCTGAACATGAACAACCAAAACAGAGAAAACGTTTTTGGCTGCCACTTCTAATTGCTTTGCCGATCGCAGGTACTCTGCTAGTATCCGTTCCAATAGGTATACGCTTGTGGAATGAAAATTTTGGAGATCAACAACTCAATTCTGTTTACCGTTACAACTTTGAGCGACCATCACCAGGCAGTGTTACTCAAGCTTTAGAACAAGAAATAGGTTTTTATCAAAAACGCCTGCGCTACGATCCTGATGGCGGACTAAATCGAGCTTCACTAGCCAAAGTTTACTTAAAAATGGCTAGAGCGACTGGAGAAACAAGTTGGTATTTGTTAGCCGAACAGACTGCTCAAGAGTCACTCGCAAAATTGTCTTTTAATAATGAAACTGCAATTATAGTACTGGCTAGGGTAGCAACAGCTAGACATGACTTTAACGAGGCAATTCGTTTAGCGAAACAAACGGACGGAAAGGATGATGCCTTAGCAACTCTTGTCACGGCTAATTTAGCCACAGGTAATATAAAAGAGGCAAATATTGCCGCCGAGAAATTAGTGGTTCATAGTCCTTCTGTAGCTTCTTTGACGCTACAAGCATTAGTAAAAGTAGCTCAAGGGAAAGATCAAGAAGCCATCCAAACTTTTCAAAAAGCCTTAGCTACTGAAGAACCTGAAGAAACTGGTAGCTCAGTATCAGCACGTACCTTATTAGGTAGACTTTACTTGAAACGGGGTGAAATAAAACTAGCAGAAGGACTCTATAAAGAAGCTTTGCGTGTTCTGCCACAATATTCCCCAGCACTTTTAAATCTGGCAGAATTAGAAGTTCGGCGGGGAAATTATCAAGCTGCTGAAAAAATTTACTCGCAATTTTTCATTACCTTACAACGCGCCCCGACTGTGTACGATCACGTTGTGCTGCGGGGTATGGCACGAGTAAAAGATTTACAAGGAAATTCATCAGAAGCGCAAAAGTGGCGAGAAAAAGCTGAAACAAGGTTGCGCCAAGAGTTGACCTCCTTTGGTCACAAACGTGAGTTAGCACGCTTATTGATAGAGCGGGGACGTTCTCAAGACTTAGTTGAAGCTCTTTCCTTAATACAATCAGAATTGCCAAACCGCCGTGATGCTGAGACGTTTGATACTTTAGCTTGGGCATTTTCCAGCTTAGGTCGCTGGGGGGAAGCGCAACAGGCAATGCAGCAGGCAATGCGATCGGGCATACGTGATGCGGGAATGTTTTACCGTGCAGGTACAATTGAACAAAATTTGGGCAATCAAGCTACTGCTGTAGCTTTCTTTAAACAAGCGCAGGAGACAGACCCAACATTTGACGAAAAGGCTCGGCAAGCTTTGGGTCTTGGTGTAGGACTTTTGGGTTTAAACTAA